In Paenibacillus sonchi, a single genomic region encodes these proteins:
- a CDS encoding winged helix-turn-helix transcriptional regulator: MDNTEPVILTKGIPGEACPIAKTLDVIGTKWTFLIIRDLLIEGTMRFSDLLRSLEGISPKTLALRLRELESHGILMRTVYPEVPPRVEYTLTKKGEQLEGIFIELKRYGLAL, encoded by the coding sequence ATGGATAACACGGAGCCCGTCATTCTGACCAAAGGAATCCCCGGCGAGGCCTGTCCCATTGCCAAAACGCTGGATGTCATCGGAACCAAATGGACGTTCCTGATTATCCGCGATCTGCTGATCGAAGGCACCATGCGCTTCAGTGATCTGCTGCGCTCTCTGGAAGGCATCAGTCCGAAGACACTCGCCTTGCGGCTGCGTGAGCTTGAGAGCCACGGGATTCTTATGCGCACTGTATATCCCGAGGTGCCGCCGCGCGTGGAATACACGCTGACGAAGAAGGGGGAACAGCTGGAGGGCATTTTTATTGAACTCAAGAGATACGGGCTTGCGCTCTAA
- a CDS encoding winged helix-turn-helix transcriptional regulator, translating into MAKKYNISVEATLEVIGGKWKCVILCHLTHGKMRTSDLKRHMPNITQKMLTQQLRELEQDGIVNRISYNQVPPKVEYELSDYGRTLQSILDSLCAWGEQHIIKQYGDKFAVLEDNVLNH; encoded by the coding sequence ATGGCCAAAAAATATAATATATCGGTTGAAGCTACGCTTGAAGTGATCGGAGGAAAGTGGAAGTGTGTGATTCTCTGCCATCTGACGCATGGTAAAATGCGGACCAGCGATTTGAAGCGCCATATGCCGAACATTACACAGAAAATGCTGACCCAGCAGCTGCGAGAACTGGAGCAGGACGGGATTGTGAACCGGATCAGCTACAATCAGGTGCCGCCGAAGGTGGAATATGAGCTTAGCGATTACGGGCGGACGCTGCAGTCGATTCTCGATTCCTTATGTGCCTGGGGAGAGCAGCATATCATCAAGCAGTATGGGGATAAATTCGCTGTATTGGAGGACAATGTGCTGAACCATTAG
- a CDS encoding S-layer homology domain-containing protein, translated as MKTKALKKMTSTAAAVLLTLAFAGQSFAAAAMFQDLSGTPAKDKIAQLQQRGIIHGVSDTQFMPDAAVTAAQAIQMFVNAFNLNIDLLRFVKAPQATDYFANANNDAWYANALIIAANNDIGLSPDLDPAKNWTREEFTHQLMLTIEKHSNLPLIKIIPVDIADSADFTNGYDGSIQRALVLHIASLDSDGKFHPAAGITRAEAAEMIYNALEYIAAHPAPAGGLQE; from the coding sequence ATGAAGACGAAGGCATTGAAGAAAATGACATCAACTGCAGCAGCAGTACTGCTGACTTTGGCTTTTGCCGGACAGAGCTTTGCCGCAGCCGCAATGTTTCAGGATCTCTCCGGCACACCGGCCAAGGATAAAATCGCCCAACTGCAGCAGCGCGGCATTATTCACGGAGTTAGCGATACTCAATTCATGCCGGATGCGGCGGTTACAGCAGCCCAAGCTATTCAGATGTTCGTTAATGCCTTTAATCTCAATATTGATCTGCTCCGCTTCGTCAAGGCACCGCAGGCTACCGACTATTTTGCCAATGCCAATAACGATGCCTGGTATGCAAATGCTCTAATAATAGCAGCTAACAACGACATTGGTTTATCCCCCGATCTCGATCCTGCGAAGAATTGGACCCGTGAGGAGTTCACCCATCAGCTCATGCTGACCATCGAAAAGCACAGCAATCTTCCGTTGATCAAAATCATACCGGTGGACATTGCAGACAGCGCGGACTTCACCAACGGCTACGACGGCTCCATCCAGCGGGCGCTGGTGCTCCATATCGCCAGTCTGGACAGTGACGGCAAATTCCATCCGGCTGCCGGTATTACCCGCGCCGAAGCGGCGGAAATGATCTATAACGCGCTGGAGTACATCGCCGCACATCCGGCTCCTGCCGGTGGCCTGCAAGAGTAA
- a CDS encoding response regulator — MKIKHQVWLAALLSILLFGGMITISIMYLGGIPQVVALGLGLAGMGLSIVLIISVLGNIRRGMARILQISRDISRGNVDTSVQTDTAQDEFGQLAASFHAVAVDLHHKTAEERRLRLMAEEQAWINDQVSAMTLLLQGSVQLQAAARIFISRLAEAVRGSYGAFYLKRQDKLVFTAGYAFDEAASQRESFTLGSGLIGQCALDQKVILLQDLPRNYVKVHSGLGDSPPSTLIVVPILYENDVVAVVELAAMGEFSAKERQLIERSGQNMGILINTLADVARIAELLGETQQQKEELEAQTEELLAQTQELEAQTEELRLHTGKLQEQREELHMQADSLLSSNEQLQQQMELTEQQKAEIEAQADELLAQTNELQQQKEELLAQTEELSASNERLQLQMQLTEQQKIEIKAQAEEIFRAAQYKSEFLANVSHELRTPLNSLLILSQILAENKEGNLGTKQLEYVHTIFSAGKDLLQLIDEILDLAKLEVGKMTPVIELVSLADLSSHLYRHFEQQAKKKEIRFDVHCDSRLPEQLLTDGHRLQQIMNNLLSNAVKFTAEHGSVSLSIRTKGEDVILAVSDTGIGIPAAKLESIFEAFQQADGTTSRKYGGTGLGLTICRELASLLNGRIEVDSTEGKGSTFSLILPVVEPGEDDRALPAASFEAAAGGEAAASGNTGAAVVQGSAFRESFVPDISISNPKLLQYAEMEDDRDNLQNGDTLLLIIEEDAEFAGILLRLASSRGFKAIVAFKGDQGLALAHAYKPDAILLDLHLPVLDGWAIISRLKSRPELRHIPVHVISATGQNQQSLAIGALAFWKKPGDQAELEAAFLQIESYIRRPVKSLLIVEDDQTLRSSLVEFIAHPDVHIVAVETGREALEQLSSHHFDCMVLDLGLSDISGFGLLEQIKTNRKLQTLPVIIYTGKDLSKNDEQRLKHYAQSIVIKNVRSMERLYDETALYLHRKHADLPPDKQQLIEKLHNPEAAFAGKSILLVDDDMRNIFALSSVLEGYNMDISFAQNGREALEHLESHPDVELVFMDIMMPEMDGYETMERIRAIPQYDQVVIIALTARALEEDRAKCLRAGASDYISKPINTTQLVTVLKIWLIK, encoded by the coding sequence ATGAAAATAAAACACCAGGTTTGGTTAGCGGCATTGCTTTCGATACTGCTGTTTGGCGGCATGATTACTATATCCATTATGTATTTGGGAGGAATCCCGCAGGTGGTTGCGTTGGGGCTCGGCTTGGCTGGAATGGGACTGTCTATTGTCCTGATCATCAGCGTACTCGGGAATATTAGACGCGGCATGGCCCGGATTCTGCAGATTTCCCGTGATATCTCCAGGGGCAACGTGGATACTTCGGTGCAGACGGATACAGCGCAGGATGAATTTGGGCAGCTGGCCGCTTCCTTCCACGCCGTAGCAGTGGATCTGCACCACAAAACTGCAGAAGAGCGCCGCCTGAGACTGATGGCTGAAGAGCAGGCCTGGATCAATGACCAGGTTTCCGCAATGACCCTGCTGCTTCAAGGGTCTGTGCAGCTGCAGGCTGCGGCACGCATCTTCATCAGCAGGCTGGCGGAAGCGGTCCGCGGCAGCTATGGCGCCTTTTATTTGAAACGTCAGGACAAGCTGGTCTTTACTGCCGGTTACGCCTTCGATGAGGCCGCAAGCCAGCGTGAATCTTTTACCCTCGGCAGCGGGCTCATTGGTCAATGCGCGCTCGATCAGAAAGTCATTCTGCTGCAGGATCTGCCTCGGAATTACGTCAAAGTACACTCCGGGTTAGGCGACTCCCCGCCCTCCACGCTGATTGTGGTGCCTATTCTCTATGAGAATGACGTTGTCGCGGTAGTCGAGCTGGCGGCGATGGGTGAATTTTCGGCCAAAGAGCGCCAGTTGATTGAACGGAGCGGCCAGAACATGGGCATCTTGATTAATACCCTGGCCGATGTGGCCAGAATTGCAGAGCTTCTGGGTGAAACCCAACAGCAGAAGGAAGAGCTGGAGGCTCAGACCGAGGAGCTGCTGGCACAGACCCAAGAGCTCGAAGCACAAACCGAAGAGCTGCGTTTGCATACCGGGAAACTGCAGGAGCAGCGCGAAGAGCTGCATATGCAGGCAGACAGCCTGCTGAGCTCAAATGAACAGCTTCAACAGCAAATGGAGCTCACGGAGCAGCAGAAAGCAGAGATAGAGGCTCAGGCGGATGAACTGCTCGCCCAGACGAACGAGCTTCAGCAGCAGAAGGAAGAGCTTCTGGCACAGACTGAAGAGCTGTCCGCCTCCAACGAGCGGCTCCAGCTGCAGATGCAGCTGACTGAGCAACAGAAGATAGAGATCAAAGCCCAGGCGGAAGAGATCTTCAGGGCTGCCCAATACAAATCTGAATTTCTCGCCAATGTGTCCCATGAGCTGCGCACACCGCTGAACAGCCTGCTGATTCTGTCACAGATTCTCGCGGAGAACAAAGAAGGCAATCTGGGCACGAAGCAGCTCGAATATGTGCATACCATCTTCTCGGCAGGCAAGGACCTGCTGCAGCTGATCGATGAGATTCTGGATTTGGCCAAGCTGGAGGTCGGTAAAATGACACCGGTGATCGAACTGGTGTCATTGGCTGACCTCAGCAGCCATCTGTACCGCCATTTCGAGCAGCAGGCCAAAAAGAAAGAGATCCGCTTCGATGTCCACTGCGACAGCAGACTGCCGGAACAGCTCCTGACCGATGGCCACAGGCTCCAGCAGATTATGAATAATCTGTTGTCCAATGCGGTCAAATTCACAGCGGAGCACGGCTCGGTCTCCCTCTCGATCCGCACCAAGGGAGAAGATGTTATCCTGGCTGTCAGCGATACCGGAATCGGCATTCCGGCGGCCAAGCTGGAGAGCATATTCGAAGCTTTCCAGCAGGCCGACGGCACAACCAGCCGCAAATATGGGGGGACCGGCCTCGGCCTGACCATCTGCCGCGAGCTGGCGTCCTTGCTGAATGGCCGGATCGAGGTGGATTCCACCGAAGGCAAAGGCAGCACCTTCTCCCTGATTCTGCCGGTGGTGGAGCCGGGAGAAGATGACCGCGCCCTGCCAGCCGCATCCTTTGAGGCGGCGGCAGGCGGAGAAGCCGCCGCATCCGGCAATACAGGGGCCGCTGTGGTACAGGGTTCTGCCTTCCGTGAATCCTTTGTTCCCGACATTTCCATCTCCAATCCCAAGCTGCTGCAATACGCAGAAATGGAGGATGACCGCGATAATCTGCAGAATGGAGATACCCTGCTGCTCATTATTGAAGAGGATGCCGAGTTCGCTGGAATTCTGCTGCGGCTGGCCTCAAGCAGAGGCTTCAAAGCCATTGTCGCCTTCAAGGGTGACCAGGGTCTGGCCTTGGCTCATGCATACAAGCCGGATGCCATCCTGCTGGATCTGCATCTGCCTGTCCTCGACGGCTGGGCGATCATCAGCCGCTTGAAAAGCCGCCCGGAGCTGCGGCATATTCCGGTGCATGTCATCTCCGCTACCGGCCAGAACCAGCAGAGCCTTGCCATAGGGGCGCTCGCATTCTGGAAGAAGCCGGGCGACCAGGCTGAACTGGAGGCCGCATTCCTGCAGATTGAGAGCTATATCCGGCGTCCGGTCAAAAGCCTGCTGATCGTCGAGGACGACCAGACCCTGCGAAGCAGCCTCGTAGAGTTCATTGCGCATCCGGATGTGCACATTGTGGCCGTAGAGACTGGCAGGGAGGCCTTGGAGCAGCTGTCCAGCCATCATTTTGACTGCATGGTGCTGGATCTTGGCTTGTCGGATATCTCCGGCTTCGGCCTGCTGGAGCAGATCAAAACCAACCGTAAGCTGCAGACTCTGCCGGTCATCATTTACACGGGCAAGGATCTCAGTAAAAATGACGAGCAGCGGCTGAAGCATTACGCGCAGAGCATTGTGATCAAGAATGTGCGCTCAATGGAACGCCTGTACGACGAGACAGCGCTGTACCTGCACCGCAAGCATGCCGATCTGCCGCCGGATAAGCAGCAGCTGATTGAGAAACTGCATAATCCGGAGGCAGCCTTTGCCGGAAAAAGCATTTTGCTAGTGGATGATGATATGCGTAATATTTTTGCATTATCGAGTGTTCTGGAAGGCTATAATATGGATATCAGCTTTGCCCAGAACGGCCGGGAAGCCTTGGAGCATTTAGAAAGTCATCCTGATGTCGAGCTTGTGTTTATGGATATTATGATGCCGGAAATGGACGGGTACGAGACGATGGAACGGATTCGCGCCATACCGCAGTATGATCAGGTTGTCATCATTGCCCTGACGGCACGCGCCCTGGAGGAAGACCGGGCTAAATGCCTCCGGGCGGGCGCTTCAGACTATATTTCCAAACCGATTAATACCACACAGCTGGTCACAGTACTCAAGATATGGTTAATTAAATAA
- a CDS encoding ATP-binding protein, whose product MEYPVHILIVDDRPDEFLSIQALLAGSSYKLIHASSGMEALKYLLENEYALIIMDVLMPEMDGFETAKRIKMRRKSRDIPIIFLTALTSELENHMMAYSAGAIDYLTKPYHPLILKSKIDGFVRLYQTNKELQFKSQELEAANRVLTELKDTAEVALRIKSGFLAMMSHEIRTPLNGIIAMSDLLRTSDLSKDDQEMAEIIHTSGHALVSVINHILDFTKIESGKMELDYELFNLNSCLKETIDLFRALAMERNLTLESYIDPAVPVLLVGDPNRLRQVLNNLIGNAIKFTTTGGVKIRVQLQTAIDRMLTLEFTVEDTGIGIPQDKMSYLFQPFTQISSTINRKFGGTGLGLSICKMLVELMGGEIYAKPDVGQGAVFVFTIQVSEGQPD is encoded by the coding sequence ATGGAATACCCTGTTCATATTTTAATTGTGGATGACCGCCCGGATGAGTTCCTGTCCATACAGGCACTTCTGGCCGGCTCATCTTATAAGCTAATCCACGCGAGTTCAGGCATGGAAGCTCTGAAATACCTGTTGGAGAATGAGTACGCGCTAATTATTATGGATGTGCTTATGCCCGAAATGGACGGCTTTGAAACGGCCAAACGAATCAAAATGCGCCGGAAGTCACGGGATATCCCGATTATTTTCTTAACGGCGCTCACCTCCGAGCTGGAGAACCACATGATGGCCTATTCGGCTGGAGCGATTGACTATCTGACCAAACCGTATCACCCGCTTATACTCAAGAGTAAGATCGACGGGTTTGTCCGTCTCTACCAGACTAATAAGGAGCTGCAGTTCAAGTCACAGGAGCTGGAGGCAGCCAACAGGGTTCTGACTGAGCTGAAGGATACCGCCGAGGTGGCTCTGCGCATCAAAAGCGGCTTTCTGGCGATGATGAGCCACGAAATCCGCACACCGCTGAATGGCATCATTGCCATGTCCGATCTGCTGCGAACCTCGGACCTCAGCAAGGATGACCAGGAAATGGCCGAGATTATCCATACCAGCGGACATGCTCTGGTCTCTGTCATTAATCACATTCTGGACTTCACCAAAATCGAATCCGGCAAAATGGAGCTGGACTATGAGCTGTTCAACCTCAACTCCTGCCTCAAAGAGACCATCGATCTCTTCCGTGCGCTGGCCATGGAACGAAATCTGACTCTGGAATCATATATTGATCCTGCGGTGCCGGTGCTGCTTGTGGGTGATCCCAACCGGCTGCGCCAGGTTCTGAACAACCTGATCGGCAATGCGATCAAGTTCACCACAACCGGAGGCGTAAAAATCAGGGTTCAGCTCCAAACAGCCATTGACCGCATGCTCACGCTGGAATTCACTGTCGAGGATACGGGCATTGGTATTCCGCAAGATAAAATGAGTTATTTATTTCAGCCCTTCACCCAGATCAGCAGCACCATCAACCGCAAATTCGGCGGTACCGGACTTGGCCTGTCGATCTGCAAAATGCTGGTGGAGCTGATGGGAGGCGAAATCTACGCCAAACCTGATGTCGGGCAAGGCGCCGTATTTGTCTTTACGATTCAGGTTAGCGAAGGACAGCCGGACTGA
- a CDS encoding MFS transporter yields the protein MSLDRKRSTLALLALAISAFAIGTTEFISVGLLPLISDDLHISVTTAGLTVTLYALGVTFGAPVLTSLTTAISRKTLLLALMLLFIAGNSLAAAAGGISMLLAARILSALSHGLFMSIASTIAADLVTEDRRASAISMMFTGLTVATVTGVPLGTFLGQQLGWRAAFIAIAAVGLIALIANLLLVPAALRKGTRTPLREQVKLVTNGRLLLAFAITALGYGGTFVVFTYLSPLLHEISGFQEQTVAVILLVYGIAIAIGNVIGGKAANRKPVNALFYMFAFQAAVLLVLTFTAPFKAAALITIFFMGLLAFMNVPGLQVYVVMLADRFAPSARDVASAVNIAAFNAGIAIGAYLGGLVTDHLGLIHTPWIGSIMVLGAVVLTAWSRALENRDGRKLQSKAA from the coding sequence ATGTCTTTGGACCGCAAAAGAAGTACACTGGCGCTGCTGGCTCTAGCCATTAGCGCCTTCGCGATTGGAACAACCGAGTTTATCAGTGTCGGGCTGCTGCCGCTGATCTCTGATGACCTGCATATATCCGTGACGACCGCCGGATTAACTGTAACGCTGTATGCGCTTGGCGTCACCTTCGGCGCACCGGTGCTGACCTCGCTGACCACGGCCATCTCGCGCAAGACCCTGCTGCTGGCCTTAATGCTGCTCTTCATCGCCGGCAACAGCCTGGCTGCCGCTGCGGGCGGGATTTCCATGCTGCTTGCAGCCCGCATCCTTTCCGCGCTCTCTCATGGCCTGTTCATGTCCATCGCTTCCACCATCGCCGCCGATCTGGTAACCGAGGACCGGCGGGCAAGCGCCATCTCCATGATGTTCACCGGGCTTACGGTAGCCACGGTGACCGGGGTGCCGCTGGGCACCTTTCTCGGGCAGCAGCTCGGCTGGCGGGCCGCTTTTATCGCCATTGCCGCTGTCGGTCTTATCGCGCTGATCGCCAACCTGCTGCTCGTTCCTGCCGCCCTGCGCAAAGGTACACGGACCCCGCTGCGTGAGCAGGTCAAGCTGGTGACGAACGGACGCCTGCTGCTCGCTTTTGCGATTACCGCTCTGGGCTACGGGGGGACCTTTGTCGTGTTCACGTACCTCTCCCCTCTGCTTCATGAGATCAGCGGTTTTCAGGAACAGACGGTAGCTGTGATTCTCCTGGTCTACGGCATAGCCATTGCCATCGGCAATGTCATCGGAGGGAAAGCAGCCAACCGCAAGCCGGTAAACGCTTTGTTCTATATGTTTGCCTTCCAGGCAGCGGTCCTGCTGGTGCTTACCTTTACCGCCCCCTTTAAGGCCGCTGCCCTGATTACCATTTTCTTCATGGGCCTGCTCGCCTTCATGAATGTACCCGGTCTGCAGGTCTACGTAGTAATGCTGGCCGACCGGTTCGCACCCAGTGCAAGAGATGTCGCTTCGGCGGTGAATATAGCTGCCTTTAATGCAGGCATCGCCATCGGCGCCTATCTTGGAGGACTGGTGACCGATCATTTGGGACTAATCCATACTCCATGGATTGGCTCTATCATGGTATTGGGGGCAGTGGTTCTTACCGCCTGGAGCCGGGCGCTCGAAAATAGGGACGGGCGCAAGCTTCAAAGCAAGGCCGCCTGA
- a CDS encoding AEC family transporter, protein MIDKVLSTLVEVIVPLSIPVISGALLGRYKNLDTKPLLTLYLYFLSPAIILDTLATAEISFDDVYKTLVFSLLNLLVLWALAKLLGRVLKLAPAEAAGLTLISTFTNSVNYGLPLVLLAFGQLGLDKASVYVIAQMVIVNTIGVYFAARSQFSAGSAVRSVFSLPAIYAAILALLLRALGLHMPQEIASGVSMVAGAYSPVVLAILGVQMVRVQTAQVARNVQLAFWTGMSVRLLLAPLSAALLLFLLNISGTLFAVLLILASMPVAVNSVVLAERFGSSPALVSRCILWTTLASFLVLPILISIVGSV, encoded by the coding sequence TTGATTGACAAGGTATTGTCCACTCTGGTCGAGGTGATTGTGCCGTTGTCCATTCCGGTCATATCGGGTGCGCTGCTGGGACGGTACAAGAACCTGGACACCAAACCGCTGTTAACACTGTACCTATATTTCCTGAGTCCGGCGATTATTCTGGATACGCTCGCGACGGCGGAGATTTCCTTCGATGACGTGTACAAAACATTAGTCTTCTCCCTGCTGAACCTGCTGGTGCTGTGGGCGCTGGCTAAGCTGCTTGGCAGAGTGCTGAAGCTGGCCCCGGCCGAGGCAGCAGGCCTGACCCTGATCTCCACGTTCACGAACAGTGTCAATTACGGTCTGCCGCTGGTGCTGCTTGCTTTCGGGCAGCTGGGGCTGGATAAGGCCTCGGTCTATGTCATCGCCCAGATGGTCATTGTCAACACCATCGGGGTGTATTTTGCGGCAAGATCCCAGTTCTCTGCCGGCAGCGCCGTCCGCTCGGTATTCTCACTGCCCGCGATCTACGCAGCGATTCTGGCGCTGCTTCTGCGGGCGCTCGGCCTGCATATGCCGCAGGAGATTGCCTCGGGAGTGTCAATGGTGGCCGGAGCGTATTCCCCGGTGGTGTTGGCCATACTGGGGGTGCAGATGGTCAGGGTGCAGACCGCACAGGTTGCACGCAATGTGCAGCTGGCCTTCTGGACGGGCATGTCTGTCCGCCTGCTGCTGGCACCCTTAAGCGCCGCGCTGCTGCTGTTCCTGCTGAACATTTCGGGTACGCTGTTCGCTGTCCTGCTTATCCTGGCTTCCATGCCGGTCGCGGTCAATTCCGTGGTGCTGGCTGAGCGCTTCGGCAGCTCCCCCGCACTTGTGTCACGGTGCATTCTGTGGACAACACTCGCATCCTTCCTGGTGCTGCCGATCTTGATCTCTATTGTAGGCAGCGTGTGA
- a CDS encoding IS4 family transposase, translated as MDNIPKMTVIRQCLSLLPTLSPTCVPLDYGVKKLRTLALLQLSVTAHLLRWESYREYAWQLDASPDLQELLGLPSISASQVSRRMNQLPTALLEHLFYALTHLIKNLSRPASSGLLQRVGRLLLVDASCLKLPAFLSDWARVTRDRCGVKIHVSYAVTSPEHTFVQHMVPSTGNVSDYEGSDLLLHEEEVTYVLDRGYVCYERMDRWIEGGLNFVMRIADHHQANVLHEHPVPEGSRILRDATVQMGSGYTAMEQRVRLVEFTDEKGRLYRIVTTQWEASAEDIAEIYEHRWLIELFFKWLKQHLRLVRLQSTQPQGIWNHLYLSLIAHALTLYIRYTQAPEKTEWEVLKRLRIHAAKEHTWEEFIQELNRRPTRTSKGRRKTGAKRRTPTLDHPVAYTKAVNEKRIVDRKQKKAGIEQNKNNK; from the coding sequence ATGGATAACATACCTAAAATGACCGTCATTCGTCAATGCCTTTCTTTATTGCCTACCTTGTCCCCCACTTGCGTCCCTTTGGACTATGGGGTAAAAAAGCTGCGTACCCTCGCACTATTGCAGCTTTCGGTAACCGCTCATCTTTTGCGCTGGGAATCCTACCGCGAGTATGCGTGGCAGCTCGACGCTTCCCCTGATCTGCAGGAACTCCTAGGGCTTCCAAGCATTAGTGCTTCACAGGTCAGCCGGCGGATGAATCAGTTGCCTACGGCCTTGCTGGAACATCTGTTTTATGCCCTAACCCATCTTATCAAAAACCTGTCCCGTCCTGCCTCGAGCGGGCTGCTTCAGCGAGTCGGGCGGTTACTTCTTGTGGATGCCAGTTGCTTGAAACTTCCTGCCTTTTTGTCTGACTGGGCCCGGGTGACGCGGGACCGCTGCGGCGTTAAAATTCATGTCTCGTACGCGGTGACTTCCCCGGAACATACCTTCGTTCAGCACATGGTGCCTTCCACGGGGAATGTGAGTGACTACGAAGGATCGGATCTGTTGCTGCACGAGGAAGAGGTCACCTATGTCCTGGATCGCGGGTACGTATGCTACGAGCGGATGGACCGCTGGATTGAAGGTGGGCTGAATTTTGTGATGCGCATCGCCGACCACCATCAAGCCAATGTGCTCCACGAGCACCCCGTTCCGGAAGGAAGCCGCATCCTGCGGGACGCCACCGTCCAAATGGGGAGCGGATATACGGCGATGGAGCAACGCGTTCGTCTCGTCGAATTTACGGATGAAAAGGGACGATTGTACCGAATTGTGACCACGCAATGGGAGGCCTCCGCCGAAGATATCGCAGAGATATACGAGCACCGGTGGCTGATCGAACTCTTTTTTAAGTGGCTGAAGCAGCATCTGCGGTTGGTTCGCTTGCAAAGTACCCAGCCGCAGGGAATCTGGAATCATTTGTACCTCTCTCTGATTGCCCATGCGCTGACACTGTACATTCGTTACACGCAAGCGCCGGAGAAAACAGAATGGGAAGTCCTCAAACGATTGCGAATTCATGCGGCCAAAGAGCACACGTGGGAAGAATTCATCCAGGAGCTCAATCGAAGGCCGACCCGAACGTCCAAAGGACGAAGAAAGACCGGGGCGAAGCGCAGAACACCGACACTCGACCATCCAGTAGCCTACACCAAAGCAGTCAACGAAAAACGGATCGTGGATCGGAAGCAGAAAAAAGCGGGTATCGAGCAGAACAAGAACAACAAATAA
- a CDS encoding aldo/keto reductase yields the protein MALHLQDTTRLHSSVNMPWFGLGVFQVEEGAELIQAVKSAIAHGYRSIDTAAIYQNERGVGRAVAEALAENQLAREDLFITSKVWNADLGYEATLAAYDASLEKLGLDYLDLYLIHWPVQGKYKDAWRALETLYTSGRVKAVGVSNFQIHHLEDVIRDAEITPMVNQVELHPYLSQRELRRFCKEQGIQIEAWSPLMQGQLLDQPVLKEIAAAHGKSVAQVILRWDLQHGIVTIPKSTKEHRIIENASVFDFELSAGDMERIDGLNQNKRTGPDPDHFDF from the coding sequence ATGGCATTACATTTACAGGATACGACCCGCTTGCACAGCAGTGTGAATATGCCCTGGTTCGGGCTGGGGGTTTTTCAAGTGGAAGAAGGCGCAGAATTGATACAAGCGGTAAAATCCGCTATTGCCCACGGCTACCGCAGCATAGATACCGCTGCCATCTATCAGAATGAGCGCGGTGTGGGCCGGGCTGTAGCGGAAGCTCTGGCCGAGAACCAGCTGGCCCGCGAAGATCTGTTCATCACCTCCAAGGTATGGAACGCCGATCTCGGATATGAGGCGACCCTTGCCGCCTATGATGCCAGTCTGGAGAAGCTGGGGCTGGACTATCTGGATTTATACCTGATTCATTGGCCGGTACAGGGCAAATACAAGGATGCCTGGAGAGCGCTCGAAACCTTGTATACGTCCGGACGGGTCAAAGCCGTCGGAGTCAGCAACTTCCAGATTCATCATCTGGAGGATGTGATCCGGGATGCGGAGATCACACCGATGGTCAATCAGGTGGAGCTGCATCCTTACTTGTCCCAGCGCGAACTGCGCCGCTTCTGCAAAGAGCAGGGCATCCAGATTGAAGCCTGGTCGCCCCTCATGCAGGGACAGCTGCTTGACCAGCCTGTGCTTAAGGAGATTGCCGCCGCACACGGCAAATCGGTAGCTCAAGTAATCCTGCGCTGGGATCTGCAGCACGGAATAGTTACCATACCCAAATCAACCAAGGAACACCGGATCATCGAGAACGCCTCCGTGTTCGATTTCGAGCTGAGTGCCGGGGATATGGAGCGGATTGACGGGCTCAACCAGAACAAGCGGACCGGCCCCGATCCGGACCATTTTGATTTCTAA